The Streptomyces cyanogenus DNA segment GTCGCCGTCCACCGGCACGCATGTCGTGCACGACGCGATCTACGACGCCTTTCACGGGGCGGGCCATGAGAGCGTGCTGGGCTATCCGACCACGGACGAGGTGGACGAGGCCGGCGGCGGCAGAGCGCAGCGCTTCCAGAAGGCCACCATCCACTGGCACCCCGACAAGGGCACCTGGATCACCGACAACTGACGTGACCCATCAGCGCCCTCCTTCCGATCCGGAGGCCATGGCGCGCCGCGCTTCGGAGCGGTGTGTGCCGGCCCGGGCCGGGGTGAACCGGTCCGGGACGGATGGCCGGCGGGTGGCCGGTGGGCCGGTGCCGGGGGGTGGGAAGGCGGTGATGACAGCGCGGTGAAGCCGGACCCCGTCGCGGTTCATCTCCGGCGGTGTGCCTGCGCGAGGCGGCTCTGCAGACGGGCGTGGCGGAACTGGTAGACCGCACCGGCCTGGCGCAGGACGCCGCGCTGGTAGGCGTCGTCGAGGAAGGCGGCGACGGCCCAGGGGAGCCGTCCGGTCAACGGCAGCCAGATGCGGGAGAGTACGCACCACTGGCCCCATGCGGTCATGCTCAGGGTGTAGCCGAGGGCACCGCCCAGGCCACTGATGGTGCCGAGGACGAGACTGGCCGTGGGGTCCGCGACGAGCCGGCCCAGGTGCCCCTGCAGCAGGTCGACCACCACCCCGATGCCGAGTCCGACCGCTGCGCCGAAAACGGGCGCCCAGAAACCGAGTTGGGTGATCACCGTCCTACGGTCGGCGTTCAGGACACTGCGTGGGGAGACGGCGGAGACGATGTCGAGGGGGGTTTCGAGGAGGCCGAGGAGCCAGAAGGTGAGTCCAGCGGCACCGCCGAAGACCAGGCTGAAGACGATCCCGTCGACGAGCCCGAGGTACAGCGCCGACGAAAGTCCGGCCTTCCAGCCGTACGCGTGCACCAGGCCGACCATGAATCCGTAGGCGAAGCCGAAGAGCGCGCCGCCCAGGGTGCCGATCACCAGTCGGGGGCCGGCCGTCCACGTGGTCGTCTCCGGCCGGCCGCGAATCCGAAGGCGTACGGCGGACGGTCTGATGTCCTTGCCCGTGACCGTGTACGTGAGCCAGTGGACGAGCCCGAACATGAATCCGGCCAGGACTCCGACGATCGTCCCGTCCAGGAGACCGCCGGTGAGCGAGCCGCTGAAGCCGGCGGCGATGGTCCCGTCGACGAGTCCGATGACCAGCGCGGTGACGAGGGCGGTGACCAGGGTGCGGGTGGAGTTGCGAAGGCCGTGGCCGAGCCGCCACCAGGCCAGGTCGGGAGTTCTCAGCTCGGTCAGGTGGTGGGCGAGGTAGCCGAGCCATCGCTGGACGCGGACCGGGTCCCAGCCGCGCGCCCCCGGGCGGTGCCGTCGGCGGTAGACCGTGGGGAGGAAGTTGTCGAGCAGGTGCTCCTCCAGCTCCTGGGCGCCGGGGAACAGTTCGGTGTCGAGCAGCACGGCCGGATCGTGCTCCGGGGTGTCGCTGTAGACGGTGCGGGCGAGCGCGACCATCAGCGGAGTCGACAGGACCGTGGCGAGCGGGGCCACCGACCCGTCCGGTGACGGCTCGCGCAGGTTCTTCAGCACGGAGTCCCAGGCGCCGGCCGCGGGGTCTGTGCGGTCGGTCTTGCGGGTGGTGCGGGGCAGGTAGTGGTCCAGGTCGTCGAGGGTGAGGTCGGTGAGTTCGATCGGCGCCGCGGAGGTCAGCACGTCGGTCTCCTCGACCGCGGCGGCGTACTCGGCGGGGCGGCTGGTGAGCACGAGGGGGAGAGCCGTGGCGTTGAGGGCTTCGAGTGCGGGGCGGCGCAGCCCGTCGGACATCTCGTCGAAGCCGTCCAGCACCGGCAGCACACGGCCGGAGTCGACCAGGGCCGATGCCAGGCTCACCCTGCCGGGTCCCAGGACGGCCGTACCGGGATGGTCGCGCGTGAGCTGCTCGGTCAGCCAGTCGCGCAGGGTGATGGCGGTGGGGTCCCAGGCACCGATGCTGAAGATCACCGGAACGGGCTCCCGGGGCGTCCTTGACGTCAGGTGGTCGAGGACGAACCGCAGGGCCAGGACCGTCTTGCCGGACCCGGACCTGCCGAGGACGACAAGCCGCCCGGAGGGTATGTTCCGGTAGGTCTGCGCGATCCCCTCCAAACGGCCGCTCAGGTCCAGCGGACCGGCAGCGGCTCCCGGCGGGAGGCGGCGGATGTTGGCCCAGTGGTCGGTGAGTGTCCCCGCGGCGGCCTTCCAGCGGACCGGCAGCGGGTAGGGATCCTGGATTCGCCGTTGTTCTTCCTCGCGCTGCCAGCGGGCCGCCACCGCCTTCGCGAGTTGTTCGGTCGCGTCCGCCAGCGCCTTCTGTGTCGCCGAGTCGGGCTGTCGCGCGGCAGGCGGCTCGAAAGCCGCTCCGTCCGCCCCCGCCTCGACCGCTCCGCCCGCGCTGCCGCCCTGGTGCCCCGGGACGGCGGCGCCGAGTAACTCCTCGCGGTCCTCGCTCCGCAGGGCGAGCGCATCGGCGAGCTGCTGCACCGTGGTCATCCGTGGGTTGCTGCGCTTGCCGGTCTCCAGACCGCGGATGGTGCTCACACTGATACCGGATCGCCGCTCCAGCTCGTCCTGGGTGAGCCCCGCCTTCTCGCGCAGCCGACGCAGCACCGTGCCGAACCCACTGGCCACAAGTCACCGCCCTTCCCCTTGAGTTGCCCGCGTTTCCGCAGGTGAGGACTCTAGCGCGGTCACCGGTCACATATGACCGGTTGGCTGCTCTGTCCACGTGTCTCACACGGCAGCCAGCCTCGACGGCATCGACGTGATCGACCGGGGCGAGGGAATCGACCGGTCCCGAGAACGGGGAGCCGTCATGCCGACGACGACCGCAGCCCAGGGAAAGCCGGACATCACGGTCCTCACCGCTGAGGAGCGCGAGGTGCTCTACGCGCTCGGATGCGGCCTGAGGGACGCCGAGATCGCCGACGCCCTGTCCCTGCCCGAGTACGAGGCGGCCGAGCGGGTCGGCCGGGTCCTGGCGAAGCTGGGCCTGCGTGACCGCGCTGCCGCCGTCGTGCACGCCTTCGACTGCGGTCTGGTCGTACCGGGAGAGGGCCCGCGCGGGCCGCTGCCGGGCAGCTCGGTCGGGCGCCGGACGGGCCCTGTAACCGGCCCCTCCCTCCGGGTGTCGGTGCTCGGCCCGTTGCGGACGACGCTCGAGGAGCGGCCCGTGGACGTCGGTCCCGTGCGGCAGCAGGCCGTGCTGGCGGCGCTGGCCCTGAGTCCGGGCCGTTCCGTCAGCCGGGGCCGGCTGCTGGAGAACGTATGGGGCAGGGAGATGCCGGACGGGAACGTCGTACCGGTCTACGTGTACCGGCTGCGCAAGGTCCTGCGGCTCGGGGAGCACCCGGACTCGGTGATCCGTCGCGACCGGTACGGATACGGACTGGTCCACGGTGTGGCCGAGGTGGACGTGCTGTGCATGGAGGACCTCGTCAGCCGGTCCGGAGAGGCCGAACGTGCCGGCGACCTGTCCGAGGCCGTGCGGCTGTGCGACCGGGCACTGGCGCTGTTCCGTGGTGAGCCGTTGGCCGGACTGCCCGGGCCGTTCGCCGAATCGGAGCGGCTACGGCTCACCCGGCGCAGGGTCGCCCTGGCGCAGCGGAAGGCGGACTGCCAGCTGAGGCTCGGCCGGCACGCCGAGGCGGTCACCGGGCTGTCCGCCCTGGCCCTGGAGGAGCCGCTGAACGAACCGGTCGCCGCCATGCTGATGCACGCGCTGCGGCGCGACGGCCGGCGGGCCGAGGCCCTGGCCGTCTTCGACCGCACCGCCCGGCACCTGGCCGACGACCTGGGGGTGGCACCTGGCGAACTGCTGCTGCAGGCACGGCGGGCTGCCCTGCGCGGGGACGACGCCGGCACCGGTCGCGACCGGACGGGCACGAGGTGAGCGGGGGAGCCGCCGATCGTGGGCGCGAGGAGGCATTGCTGCTGGCCCGGATCTCCGCGGCCGCCGGCCGGGCACGTCTCGGCAGGCGACGCGTCACCTATCGGGCACTACCCACTCTGCTGGGACGGCTGGACCTGTACGAGCACGGGATGACGGTTGTCGTCGGCAAGGGGATCCATGTCATCCGCTACGACACCACGGTGGAGCGTCGCTGCGGGGTGCTGTCCCCGCGGGGCATCCCCCGCGGGCTGGTGCTCGCCGATGTCGACCGCCAGCGAATCATGCTGCGCCGCGGTGACCTCGGCCGGCCGGAGGAGTGGTGGCCCGAGATCCACCGGGCCGTCATCGACGCGCAGGCGCCAAGGGCTTTGGCCGCGCCCAGCGGTGGGCGCAGGTCCGACGGATCCAGATCCGCAACGGTTTCCTCGCCGTTCGCGCCGGCGGCCGCCGGCCGGCGTGGACCACTGTCACGTCCGACATCCCGAACCTCTGCGTCTTCCTCGCCCTCACCGAGCACCTCGCCGACTGACGTACCAAGTATCCGGGCTATGTGCGGTGGCGGTAGGAGTGTGCGGCGACGGACAGGCGGATGCCCCACACCGAACTGCGGGACTCCGTAGACGACGCTCCAGGTGCTGAACACCCCCGCCGCTCGGCTACCAGGGCAGCTACCAGCGCGTTCGCGCCCACCTGCACGACAAGCGCGCCCCGCCACGGCCGGTGACCGCCAGACCGCCCTCGCCCCGGGCCTGCACAGCTTCAGGACTTGGGACAGGATGTCCGGGTGGAGGCGCCCGGAGGCAGGAGTCGACGCTCCTGGGCGGTCAGGGGGCGGTTGAAGCCCCGGCAGAGCTCTCGGTACCAGACGCCGGGGTCGAGCGGGAGCGTCAGGGTGCCCGAGGTGGTCACAGCTACCAGGTCGTCACCTTGCAGGAACCATTGCGCGGAGATCAGTCCGACGGGCAGCTTGGCGATCTCCAGTGTTCTCCCCGCCTGCCACAGCTGCAGGTTCCCGAAGCCGGTGGAGATCAGATGTCCGTCACGGGTCAGGCCGACGAGGTGGTCGGTCCTACCCGCGGAGACCGTGGGCGCTCGCAGACGGAAGTCCGGCACACTGCGGAACTCGATCCGCGCGCTGTCCAGCGTTTTGATGTTGCTGAGCGTTGCCAGGGTGCTCCCCGAGGGATCGAAGACCTCTGTCTCCCAGTTGCTGATGGCGTCGGGGTTGGCCTGGAACGCGCCGACCGGCCGGCGTGCGCGCAGGTCCCACAGGCTCATCTCTCCGTCGCGGCCACGGACCAGTACCTGCTCCGGGTGTCGTGGACGCGGCCACAGCCACTCGCCGTTGGCCGCCAGCCACTGCTGTGACGTGTCGCCCGTGTGCAAGGGAAGCGGTGAGCCTATGGCTCGCCCGGTGGAGGGGTCCCAGCGTGCCAGGATGCCCGCGTAGAGGGTCAGGACGCTGCCGTCATCGGCGGCGGCGACGGCCCCGGTGGCTTGTGCACGCGACGTCGCGGGGCCCGGCAACCGGAGCAGATGCTGCAGTGACAGCCGCGGCAGAGAGTAGACGGCGAGCTGGTCCTCGCTGCGGGCGACCAGGTGGCGGCCGTCGGAGGTGATGGCGTTCTGGCGCAGGGCCGCATACGTCGGAGCGAGCCGCTGACGCGCCGCCGCCCCGGCCTCGTACCTTCTGCCGGTGCGGGTGTCGAGCACCGCGAGTGTGCCCTTGCCCGGGTCGTCGTCCGCCAGGATGCGGAACCGTCCGTCGGGGGTGAGCAACGGAATGGGCCCGCCTCTTGGCGTGGGCAGGTCCGGGTAGTCGTCCGGCTGTGGCAGTGTGAAGCGCAGGATCGTGCCACCCCTGAACCCGAGCACGGTCGACTTCCCGTCCTTGCGTGGCAGCACCAGGAAGCCGGCTTCCTTGGCACCGTCTGTCTCGGGGACCATCCCGCGAGACACCCGGCCCGTCCGCAGGTCGACCGCCACCATCGACTGCACGCCGTCGTCCCCGGCCCTCATGACGGCGTAACGGCCGCTGGCATCAAGGGGTGTTATGCCGTCGCAGTGGATCCCGTCGATCTCGTACCTCGGTGTCCGTCCGGTCAGGGGCCGTACTCGGAGCGAGTCGTCGGGGCAGCCGGCGACCACTTGGGCGTCGAGCCCGAGGCCGTCCAGACCGACCGCCGAGACCTTGCCGAGCCGAGTGCCGGTGCGTAGATCGAACCGCTCATAGCGTTCCGTTGTCTTGAGCACGACCGTTCCGGAGGGCTGGGAGAAGCGCGCGGTGTAGTAGGACCGGCCTGCGGGCAGCGGCGTGCTGGACACGAGCGTCCGGCGCTTCAGGCTCCACAGTCCGAGCCGGTCCCCGGAGTTGTCTTCGTCGGTCGAGAACAGCGCGAGCACCCGGGACCCGTCGGGGGAGAAGTCGATGTCGGCCGTGTTCTCGGCCGCGTTCCAGGAGGCGGGCACGGGCAGCCGTACGGGGCGGTCCGGATGGGCCACGTCCCACACCGACAGCCCCTCCCTGTCATCGAGCACGCCGACCTTACGGCCGTCGGGGCTGAGCCGCAGCAATGGCTCGTGGGCGGTGACCGACCTGATCCGGGGCAGCCTGTGTACGGTCATCCGGCCGGTGAGGTCCGTGAGGACCTGGACCGCTCCCACCTGGTCGACCAGCGCCGCGGCCCGGCCGTCCGAGGTTGCCGTGAACAACAGCACGTGGTCGGTGCCGGGAAGGTCCCGCGCGTACTCGGTGTTGCGCAGTTGGGAGTACAGCGAGAGCAAGGCGCCGTACGCCTCCGGCTGACTGGAGTCCGTGCGCCAGGCCGTCAGGGCCAGCAGGGCCGCGGTACTCGGGCTGTCGGCGGCCTTGCGCACCGCGTCCTGTCCGAGCAGACGCGCCGCCTGGGCGCGCAGCTGCCGGGTCAGGTCCTGGGAACGCTGATAGGTCAGACCTGCCATGGTGGCGGCCAGCACGGCGAGCACGGTGATCACCGCGGTGATCAGCCGCCACCGTCGCACCTCCCACCTGTGACGGTCCAGCGAGGCCTGGATGAAGGCGTGTTCGTCCCTCGTCATCTCCTGCGGCCGCTGCTCGCGCCACTGGAGGGCCTCCGCCAGCACACTTCCCCGTAACAGGGCCCCCCTGCTTCCGCCGTCGAGCTGCTGCCACTGGCGCAGACTCTGTCGGAGCCGCTCCTGCCAGTCCCGGAAGTCACGGTCCGCGGCCAGCCATGACAGCAGCCGGTCCCAGTGGCGGAACAACGCCTCGTGGGCGACGTCCACCATCTCTGCACCGTCCACCGCCTGGGTGGACACCAGCAGCTTGCGATCGGTCAGCAGGGTCGCCACCCGCCGCTGGTCCTCGGGCAGGGAGTCGACGCGCACGGTGCGCCGGGCGAAACCACCGTCCCCCTCCGGGCGGGCGAGCTGGACGAGCAGACGCCTGGCGGCCTCCCGTTCCGCGTCCCGCAAGTGGCGGTGGTACAGCTCCTCCGCATACCCGGCGACCGCGCCTGAGACGCCGCCCATGGCGTCGTAGGCCTCATGGGTGAGCCGTCCGCCGCGACGCCGGTCCCATAGCCGGGTCAGCGTGAACTCCACCAGCGGCAGACGTCCGGGGCCGTCGCCGGCGTCGTCGAGGATCCGCTCGACCAGCCCCGCCTGGTGGGTGACGCCGGGAGCAGCCGTCAGCGGACCGGTGATCGCCGCCCGCAGTTGCTCCCTGTCCATGGGCGCGAGGAGCATGATGCCCTCCTGCAGCCCGCTCCGGTTCTCGTGGGTCAGCAGTCGGTCGAGGGAGCCGGACCGCACTGTCAGCAGCGCCCGCACGGGCCGGGACCGCGGGCTGCCATCGGCCAGTGCGGTCACGAGCCGGAACAGTTCACGGCCGACGGGCGGATCGGTGGTGACGACTTCCTCGAACTGGTCGACGAACAGTACGACGCCCGCGGGGTGACGGGCCGCCAGCCGTGCGGCGATCTCACCGGTGTTTCCGGCGGCCAGCCGCTCAGTCAGCTCCGCCAAGCTGAGTTCACCGTCCAGCAGCGGCTGCACCGCCCCGGCCAGCGCCTCCTCCGGACCGAGCCCCGGGGTCGGCCGGAATTCCGCCGTCACGTGCCCGGCCCGTCTCAGCCGGGGCAGCAGCCCGGCCCGGACAAGCGAGGACTTTCCGCTGCCCGACGGGCCGGACAGCACGACGACCGACTGCCGGGTGAGCAGTTCCTCCAGCCGCACGGTTTCCTGCTCGCGGCCGCAGAAGACAGGCTCGTCCTCCTCGGCGAACGGTTGCAGGCCTCGGTAGGGAGACGACGGCTGCGCATGTTCCGCAAGCTCCGGCCAGGCGCGCAGGATCGACGATGCGGG contains these protein-coding regions:
- a CDS encoding BTAD domain-containing putative transcriptional regulator, coding for MPTTTAAQGKPDITVLTAEEREVLYALGCGLRDAEIADALSLPEYEAAERVGRVLAKLGLRDRAAAVVHAFDCGLVVPGEGPRGPLPGSSVGRRTGPVTGPSLRVSVLGPLRTTLEERPVDVGPVRQQAVLAALALSPGRSVSRGRLLENVWGREMPDGNVVPVYVYRLRKVLRLGEHPDSVIRRDRYGYGLVHGVAEVDVLCMEDLVSRSGEAERAGDLSEAVRLCDRALALFRGEPLAGLPGPFAESERLRLTRRRVALAQRKADCQLRLGRHAEAVTGLSALALEEPLNEPVAAMLMHALRRDGRRAEALAVFDRTARHLADDLGVAPGELLLQARRAALRGDDAGTGRDRTGTR
- a CDS encoding trypsin-like peptidase domain-containing protein — its product is MHGRNGVIVGAAFLVAPGLLCTCAHVVARALGTDARDPVPPPGPVRLDFPLVADEDAGDGPRAVRAVVAGWRPVRPDETGDMALLRIEGELPSGTATPWLVEADELWDDSVRLLGFPSGSDHGVWVAGRLRAVQGAGWLQMQSEAGPQVEPGFSGTPVWDVDLGGVVGMAVAAGRGSTIGTAYLHPASSILRAWPELAEHAQPSSPYRGLQPFAEEDEPVFCGREQETVRLEELLTRQSVVVLSGPSGSGKSSLVRAGLLPRLRRAGHVTAEFRPTPGLGPEEALAGAVQPLLDGELSLAELTERLAAGNTGEIAARLAARHPAGVVLFVDQFEEVVTTDPPVGRELFRLVTALADGSPRSRPVRALLTVRSGSLDRLLTHENRSGLQEGIMLLAPMDREQLRAAITGPLTAAPGVTHQAGLVERILDDAGDGPGRLPLVEFTLTRLWDRRRGGRLTHEAYDAMGGVSGAVAGYAEELYHRHLRDAEREAARRLLVQLARPEGDGGFARRTVRVDSLPEDQRRVATLLTDRKLLVSTQAVDGAEMVDVAHEALFRHWDRLLSWLAADRDFRDWQERLRQSLRQWQQLDGGSRGALLRGSVLAEALQWREQRPQEMTRDEHAFIQASLDRHRWEVRRWRLITAVITVLAVLAATMAGLTYQRSQDLTRQLRAQAARLLGQDAVRKAADSPSTAALLALTAWRTDSSQPEAYGALLSLYSQLRNTEYARDLPGTDHVLLFTATSDGRAAALVDQVGAVQVLTDLTGRMTVHRLPRIRSVTAHEPLLRLSPDGRKVGVLDDREGLSVWDVAHPDRPVRLPVPASWNAAENTADIDFSPDGSRVLALFSTDEDNSGDRLGLWSLKRRTLVSSTPLPAGRSYYTARFSQPSGTVVLKTTERYERFDLRTGTRLGKVSAVGLDGLGLDAQVVAGCPDDSLRVRPLTGRTPRYEIDGIHCDGITPLDASGRYAVMRAGDDGVQSMVAVDLRTGRVSRGMVPETDGAKEAGFLVLPRKDGKSTVLGFRGGTILRFTLPQPDDYPDLPTPRGGPIPLLTPDGRFRILADDDPGKGTLAVLDTRTGRRYEAGAAARQRLAPTYAALRQNAITSDGRHLVARSEDQLAVYSLPRLSLQHLLRLPGPATSRAQATGAVAAADDGSVLTLYAGILARWDPSTGRAIGSPLPLHTGDTSQQWLAANGEWLWPRPRHPEQVLVRGRDGEMSLWDLRARRPVGAFQANPDAISNWETEVFDPSGSTLATLSNIKTLDSARIEFRSVPDFRLRAPTVSAGRTDHLVGLTRDGHLISTGFGNLQLWQAGRTLEIAKLPVGLISAQWFLQGDDLVAVTTSGTLTLPLDPGVWYRELCRGFNRPLTAQERRLLPPGASTRTSCPKS
- a CDS encoding helix-turn-helix domain-containing protein, with the protein product MASGFGTVLRRLREKAGLTQDELERRSGISVSTIRGLETGKRSNPRMTTVQQLADALALRSEDREELLGAAVPGHQGGSAGGAVEAGADGAAFEPPAARQPDSATQKALADATEQLAKAVAARWQREEEQRRIQDPYPLPVRWKAAAGTLTDHWANIRRLPPGAAAGPLDLSGRLEGIAQTYRNIPSGRLVVLGRSGSGKTVLALRFVLDHLTSRTPREPVPVIFSIGAWDPTAITLRDWLTEQLTRDHPGTAVLGPGRVSLASALVDSGRVLPVLDGFDEMSDGLRRPALEALNATALPLVLTSRPAEYAAAVEETDVLTSAAPIELTDLTLDDLDHYLPRTTRKTDRTDPAAGAWDSVLKNLREPSPDGSVAPLATVLSTPLMVALARTVYSDTPEHDPAVLLDTELFPGAQELEEHLLDNFLPTVYRRRHRPGARGWDPVRVQRWLGYLAHHLTELRTPDLAWWRLGHGLRNSTRTLVTALVTALVIGLVDGTIAAGFSGSLTGGLLDGTIVGVLAGFMFGLVHWLTYTVTGKDIRPSAVRLRIRGRPETTTWTAGPRLVIGTLGGALFGFAYGFMVGLVHAYGWKAGLSSALYLGLVDGIVFSLVFGGAAGLTFWLLGLLETPLDIVSAVSPRSVLNADRRTVITQLGFWAPVFGAAVGLGIGVVVDLLQGHLGRLVADPTASLVLGTISGLGGALGYTLSMTAWGQWCVLSRIWLPLTGRLPWAVAAFLDDAYQRGVLRQAGAVYQFRHARLQSRLAQAHRRR